The proteins below come from a single Odontesthes bonariensis isolate fOdoBon6 chromosome 18, fOdoBon6.hap1, whole genome shotgun sequence genomic window:
- the rnf115b gene encoding E3 ubiquitin-protein ligase RNF115 produces MAEAADTPHRFYCHCCKRETNPKLPDLVCPTCGSDFIEETTENSSLLQGSPPSVAGEASNSLLSELWQLVFMERSALLSHPPSSASDPEDSEQVSESSPSPELPVVEAEEQVSPRPEQRPATEGMVQQFLAGLFISNGNPGAAPAALSGMLQLHSNPGDYAWGQGGLDAVITELLGQLENTGPPPAEKEMISSLPVVCVSQDQTDCRLGCPVCREEYSLGESVRKLPCLHHFHNECIVPWLELHDTCPVCRKSLNGVDNSLLSTSEPPEVPRSVRQEQQERQAI; encoded by the exons ATGGCGGAGGCTGCGGATACACCACACCGTTTTTACTGTCACTGCTGTAAACGTGAGACAAACCCCAAACTCCCG GATCTTGTCTGCCCCACATGTGGCTCTGACTTCATTGAGGAGACAACAGAAAACTCCAG CCTGTTGCAGGGCAGCCCGCCTTCGGTTGCTGGTGAAGCTTCAAACTCGTTGCTCTCAGAG TTATGGCAGCTGGTATTCATGGAGCGCTCTGCTCTGCTGTCGCATCCGCCCTCCTCTGCGTCCGATCCAGAGGACAGCGAGCAGGTATCTGAGAGCAGTCCCTCTCCAGAGTTGCCAGTCGTTGAGGCCGAAGAGCAGGTGTCGCCCAGGCCTGAGCAAAGGCCTGCAACagaagg GATGGTGCAGCAGTTCTTGgctggcctgtttatcagtAATGGAAACCCTGGTGCTGCACCAGCTGCACT ATCCGGCATGCTACAGTTGCACTCAAACCCAGGAGATTATGCGTGGGGTCAGGGAGGTCTCGATGCAGTCATCACAGAG TTATtaggacagctggagaacacAGGTCCACCCCCTGCAGAAAAGGAGATGATTTCATCCCTGCCAGTAGTTTGCGTCTCTCAAGACCAAACAG ACTGCAGACTCGGGTGTCCAGTTTGTCGGGAGGAGTACTCATTAGGGGAGTCTGTTAGGAAGCTTCCTTGCCTACATCACTTCCACAATGAATGTATAGTGCCGTGGCTGGAGCTG cacgATACATGCCCAGTCTGCCGCAAAAGTCTTAATGGTGTTGACAACAGCCTCCTGTCCACATCGGAGCCCCCAGAGGTGCCGAGATCTGTCAGGCAAGAGCAACAGGAGAGGCAGGCGATCTGA
- the scamp3 gene encoding secretory carrier-associated membrane protein 3, producing MSKYTSFPEPMEDQNPFQDPAVTQHSSNTGYATLDLYNPFDNTTGPPPPYEATSPSAAPVPAQTPPSRTTPTEPRNYGSYNSKPVVNATTAELLRKQEELEKKAQELERRERELESHGLGPGASRQNNWPPLPSFCPVGPCFYQDINVEITQRFQRTVTIMYYFWMFCTGTLLLNLISSLAMFCVDSSGGVGLGLAILWALLFTPCSFVCWYRPMYKAFRSDSSFNFFIFFFIFFAQVGVFVIMTIGIPGWGFSGWIVSLAALKSSVGVGVIMMINAILFTAQTAMGVVMLKKIHSQYRQTDASFQKAQAEFATGVMSNQAVRHAAASAAQGAAQGAFTAPR from the exons ATGTCAAAATACACAAGCTTTCCAGAGCCGATGGAGGACCAAAACCCTTTCCAG GACCCTGCAGTGACTCAGCATAGCAGCAACACAGGATATGCCACGCTGGACCTTTATAACCCATTTGACAACACAACTGGG CCCCCTCCGCCATACGAAGCCACCTCTCCCTCTGCTGCGCCCGTGCCTGCACAGACGCCACCCAGCAGAACTACACCCACTGAGCCTCGCAACTATGGCTCCTATAACTCCAAG CCTGTAGTGAATGCTACCACAGCTGAGCTCCTgaggaagcaggaggagctggagaagaaAGCCCAGGAGCTGGAGAGAAGAGAACGGGAGCTTGAGTCCCACGGCCTCGGACCTGGAGCCT CACGTCAGAACAACTGGCCCCCGCTGCCTTCGTTCTGTCCTGTCGGCCCCTGCTTCTATCAGGACATCAATGTGGAGATCACCCAGCGCTTCCAGCGCACCGTCACCATCATGTACTACTTCTGGATGT TCTGCACTGGCACGCTTCTGTTGAACCTGATCTCCTCCCTGGCCATGTTCTGTGTGGACAGCTCTGGGGGTGTTGGCTTGGGCCTCGCCATCCTCTGGGCCCTCCTCTTCACCCCCTGCTCTTTCGTCTGTTGGTATCGTCCTATGTACAAAGCCTTCAG gAGTGACAGCTCCTTCAActtcttcatcttcttcttcattttctttgccCAAGTGGGTGTCTTTGTCATCATGACCATTGGCATCCCTGGATGGGGATTCAG CGGTTGGATTGTAAGCCTCGCTGCTCTGAAGAGCAGTGTTGGTGTCGGTGTGATCATGATGATAAATGCCATCTTATTTACTGCCCAGACTGCTATGGGGGTTGTCATGCTGAAGAAG ATCCACAGTCAGTATAGGCAAACCGATGCCAGCTTTCAGAAGGCTCAGGCTGAGTTTGCCACCGGAGTCATGTCCAATCAGGCCGTACGCCATGCAGCTGCCTCCGCTGCCCAGGGAGCTGCCCAGGGAGCCTTCACTGCACCTCGATAA